A region from the Diorhabda sublineata isolate icDioSubl1.1 chromosome X, icDioSubl1.1, whole genome shotgun sequence genome encodes:
- the LOC130451259 gene encoding mpv17-like protein 2 — protein MHKIFTKIVRSCKSISKFHSSQRYVAKDNTKNTPVRAGVSILFSKKYLLLSNTVTSGLLMFIGDLCQQEIEFRQKLLEKRYDFKRLTHMFIVGLALGPPHHYYYIGIAKKWPQRTTKIILWKIMLDQFVMSPLCIVAFFFGLNALEMKPLKEVVSELQNKFYTVYLVDWIIWPPTQYLNFYLVPVKYQVLYINAVTMLYNVFLSFMKYKPEDMLLNTISEVPEKVRRD, from the exons atgcacaaaatttttacgaaaatcgTGAGAAGTTGCAAAAGTATCAGTAAATTCCACTCTAGTCAAAGATATGTAGCTAAGGATAATACGAAGAATACTCCGGTAAGAGCTGGGGTTAGTATATTATTTAgcaaaaagtatttattactTTCAAACACTGTTACCTCTGGTTTATTGATGTTCATTGGAGATTTATGTCAGCAAGAGATAGAATTTcgacaaaaattgttagaaaaacgtTACGATTTCAAGCGATTAA CCCATATGTTCATAGTGGGATTAGCCCTGGGCCCCCCTCATCATTACTATTACATTGGAATTGCAAAAAAATGGCCACAAAGGACAACAAAGATTATATTGTGGAAGATTATGCTTGATCAATTTGTAATGTCCCCATTGTGTATAGTAGCATTTTTCTTTGGGTTGAATGCACTTGAAATGAAACCATTGAAGGAAGTAGtttctgaattacaaaataaattttatactgtTTATTTA gtAGATTGGATAATTTGGCCACCTACACAATATCTTAACTTTTATTTGGTACCAGTTAAATATCAAGTGTTGTACATAAATGCAGTAACCATGTTGTACAATGtatttttgtcttttatgaAGTACAAACCTGAAGATATGCTACTCAATACAATCAGCGAAGTTCCTGAAAAAGTACGAAGagattga